A single genomic interval of Aureliella helgolandensis harbors:
- a CDS encoding prenyltransferase/squalene oxidase repeat-containing protein, with protein sequence MQRANSNLHRRGFTSLHRLQLVTPVPLRSPRSAAHPRASAQVLLRLLAWGILCGCANLSSGQDSSGQDSSVQDSSAPAIVTLDSVPSVREAIEETEPLAGEFSPRQAAIYLDRAALTWQKENQCVTCHTNMPYLFARPALSSVQPDSGEVREFFEQYRTVRWKEKGPTENQGFWPIVVGAGLTFHDIQTTGKLSQVARDVLELMWTAQRADGGWRWPHCDYAPMEIDDHYGVTLAALAVGIAPDGYAESPSAQAGLAKLRMYLKNNPPKSLHHRAMLAWCSLRITGIASDEERAATLKQLLEIQLPDGGWSTAGFLTDWKGLERDDGQPLDIQTSDAYGTGLVIVLSRELGVPADDPRLQRGIEWLLSNQRSSGKWFTRSPVNDAGNLISNTGSALAILALQACGELPGWPF encoded by the coding sequence ATGCAACGAGCCAACAGCAACCTGCACCGCCGTGGATTCACCAGCCTTCATCGCCTGCAACTTGTCACTCCTGTTCCACTTCGCAGTCCACGCAGTGCAGCCCATCCTCGCGCGAGCGCGCAAGTGCTCCTTCGACTGCTGGCCTGGGGGATCCTCTGCGGTTGTGCCAATCTGAGCTCGGGCCAAGACAGCTCGGGCCAAGACAGCTCGGTGCAGGACAGCTCGGCCCCAGCCATCGTCACGCTCGACTCAGTACCTTCCGTCCGTGAGGCAATTGAGGAAACGGAACCGCTAGCGGGCGAGTTCTCTCCCCGCCAGGCGGCGATTTATCTCGATAGGGCTGCGCTGACATGGCAAAAAGAAAACCAGTGCGTAACCTGCCACACCAACATGCCCTACCTGTTTGCACGTCCAGCCCTCTCCTCGGTGCAGCCCGATTCGGGTGAAGTACGCGAATTCTTCGAGCAATACCGAACGGTGCGTTGGAAAGAGAAAGGTCCCACCGAGAATCAAGGGTTCTGGCCAATCGTCGTCGGTGCCGGACTGACCTTTCATGATATCCAGACCACTGGAAAACTTAGCCAAGTTGCTCGCGATGTTTTGGAGTTGATGTGGACTGCTCAACGTGCCGATGGCGGTTGGAGATGGCCCCATTGCGATTATGCGCCGATGGAAATTGACGATCATTACGGAGTGACCCTTGCGGCCCTAGCCGTGGGAATCGCCCCCGACGGCTATGCCGAGAGCCCATCCGCCCAAGCTGGTTTGGCAAAGCTTCGCATGTATTTAAAAAACAACCCGCCCAAATCGTTGCACCACCGGGCCATGCTTGCTTGGTGCTCGCTTCGCATCACGGGTATCGCTAGCGACGAAGAGCGCGCCGCCACGCTGAAGCAGCTGCTCGAAATCCAACTCCCTGATGGCGGCTGGTCGACCGCAGGCTTCCTAACCGACTGGAAGGGGCTCGAGCGCGACGACGGTCAACCACTCGACATTCAAACAAGCGATGCCTACGGCACTGGTCTAGTCATCGTCCTGAGTCGAGAATTGGGCGTTCCTGCGGACGACCCGCGACTCCAACGCGGTATTGAGTGGTTGCTATCGAATCAACGCAGTAGCGGAAAATGGTTCACCCGTTCACCGGTCAATGATGCTGGGAATCTCATTTCCAATACCGGCAGCGCACTCGCCATACTAGCCCTTCAAGCGTGCGGAGAACTCCCCGGCTGGCCTTTTTAG